A window of the Cryptosporidium parvum Iowa II chromosome 7, whole genome shotgun sequence genome harbors these coding sequences:
- a CDS encoding Sec61-gamma subunit of protein translocation complex yields the protein ALIFLNMGVPDFLQDKSNPAGYVFQSAQEFALDSIRLVRRCTKPDAKEFRNVAYACTVGFFLMGFIGYSVKLVFIPINNIIMGGQAP from the exons GCATTGATTTTCTTAAATATGGGAGTTCCAGATTTTCTTCAGGATAAATCAAATCCAGCTGGTTATGTATTTCAGAGTGCTCAAGAGTTTGCCTTGGACAGTATCCGTCTTGTGAGACGTTGTACAAAGCCTGATGCTAAAG aGTTTAGAAATGTTGCATATGCCTGTACTGTTGGTTTCTTCCTGATGGGATTCATTGGTTACTCGGTTAAGCTTGTTTTTATCCCcattaacaatattatcatGGGAGGACAGGCTCCATGA
- a CDS encoding TCP-1 chaperonin (transcripts identified by EST), whose protein sequence is MSSVSVLNPKADVLRKSAAFAANCHAAKGLQKVIKTNLGPKGTLKMLVGGGGQIKVTKDGCILLNEMQIQHPTASMIARAATAQDDISGDGTTSIVIIIGEMLRQAERYVTESVHPQLLCEGIDLGRSALMKLLDDMRVPVEKGDRETLRCIARTSLKTKLSNALAESLADILTDAIQIITNEDSNLPVDLHMIEILPMKHGLTSETRLVRGMVMDHGARHPDMPKELKNCFILTLNVSLEYENSEVTSSFKYSSAEQRERLVEAERAFTDEKVKSIIDLKRRVCEQNPNSSFVVLNQKGIDPPSLSMFAQEGILALRRVKRRNMERLTLACGGNAMNSVEDLSIEDLGWANHVYERSIGDDKFTFVEDLKDCKSCCVLVTGPNDHSIAQVKDAIRDGLRAIKNVIDDGCVIPGAGAFEFRAYNALKEARKSANGKAKFGLDIFADALLAIPKTLAENAGLDQQETTLNILDKIEDSKQPLGIDLTTGEEFYPLTEGILDNYCVKRQILSIAPTLAQQLLLVDEVIKAGKQM, encoded by the coding sequence ATGTCATCAGTATCAGTACTGAATCCAAAAGCAGATGTTTTGAGAAAATCGGCTGCCTTTGCTGCTAATTGTCATGCAGCAAAGGGCCTCCAAAAGGTAATCAAGACAAACTTGGGCCCAAAGGGAACCCTGAAGATGTTAGTAGGTGGAGGTGGCCAAATTAAGGTTACTAAGGATGGATGTATCTTATTGAATGAGATGCAAATCCAACATCCAACAGCTTCAATGATTGCAAGAGCTGCAACTGCTCAGGACGATATATCCGGAGATGGTACCACCTCtattgtaataattatCGGAGAAATGCTCCGTCAAGCAGAACGCTATGTTACAGAATCTGTCCATCCTCAACTTTTATGCGAAGGGATAGATTTGGGAAGATCTGCTTTAATGAAGCTATTGGATGATATGAGAGTTCCTGTTGAGAAAGGTGATAGGGAGACTTTGAGGTGTATTGCAAGAACTTCCTTGAAAACAAAACTCTCTAATGCTTTGGCAGAAAGTTTGGCCGATATTTTAACTGATGCTATTCAGATTATCACTAATGAGGATTCTAATCTCCCAGTTGATCTTCATATGATAGAGATTCTTCCAATGAAACATGGCTTGACTTCTGAGACTAGATTAGTTCGTGGTATGGTTATGGACCACGGAGCAAGGCATCCAGATATGccaaaagaattaaaaaactGCTTCATCTTAACTCTAAACGTTTCTTTGGAATATGAGAATAGTGAAGTTACTTCatctttcaaatattcGTCTGCTGAGCAAAGGGAGCGCTTGGTTGAGGCAGAGAGAGCATTCACCGACGAGAAAGTCAAAAGCATTATAGACTTGAAGCGCAGAGTCTGTGAGCAAAATCCAAACAGCTCATTTGTAGTCCTTAACCAAAAGGGTATAGATCCACCATCTCTTAGTATGTTTGCTCAAGAAGGTATTCTAGCTCTAAGACGCGTaaagagaagaaatatGGAGAGACTTACTCTAGCTTGTGGAGGCAATGCAATGAATTCAGTTGAGGATTTGTCTATTGAAGACTTGGGATGGGCTAATCATGTCTATGAGAGAAGTATTGGGGACGATAAGTTTACCTTTGTTGAGGATCTTAAGGATTGTAAGAGTTGCTGCGTTTTGGTAACTGGCCCAAACGATCATAGCATAGCTCAAGTTAAGGACGCAATCAGAGATGGTCTGAGAGCAATTAAAAATGTAATTGACGATGGTTGTGTCATACCAGGAGCCGGAGCTTTCGAGTTCAGAGCTTACAACGCACTCAAAGAGGCCCGTAAATCTGCAAATGGAAAGGCAAAATTCGGTCTGGATATATTTGCAGACGCTCTCCTCGCTATCCCAAAGACTCTCGCTGAGAATGCAGGTCTTGACCAACAAGAGACTACCCTTAATATCCTAGATAAAATTGAGGATTCTAAGCAACCTTTAGGAATTGACCTTACTACAGGTGAAGAGTTTTATCCGCTTACTGAGGGGATTTTGGATAATTACTGCGTCAAGAGGCAAATCCTTAGCATTGCTCCCACCCTTGCACAGCAGCTACTGCTTGTGGATGAGGTCATTAAAGCAGGAAAGCAAATGTAG
- a CDS encoding prohibitin domain protein, whose amino-acid sequence IVTAKSRLNGHVNEKLSKRTNMNVERILTRIARGGLLLGAIGTIPMSFMFNVDGGEKAIMFNRFGGGVSPKAISEGTHFFLPWFQVPFIYDVRVKPKVINTTTGTKDLQMVNLSLRLLFKPCTEFLPRLHQNLGPDYDEKVLPSVGNEILKAVVAKYDAESLLTQREKVSREIRESIMQRTKQFDIIMEDVAITHLTYGKEFEKAIEEKQVAQQDAERVKFVVQKAEYEKQAAIIRASGEAQAAEMISKAVSNSGWGIVDVRRLDGARDIIENLSKSDRVTLIQGDQQHLHFRV is encoded by the coding sequence ATAGTTACCGCAAAATCAAGACTAAATGGCCACGTCAATGAAAAACTATCCAAAAGAACAAATATGAATGTAGAGAGGATCTTGACAAGGATAGCAAGAGGAGGACTCCTTTTAGGTGCAATCGGAACAATCCCAATGTCATTTATGTTTAATGTGGATGGGGGTGAGAAAGCTATAATGTTCAATAGGTTTGGAGGGGGGGTCTCTCCCAAAGCAATTTCAGAAGGTACCCACTTCTTCCTCCCATGGTTCCAGGTACCTTTTATATATGATGTTAGAGTTAAGCCAAAGGTAATTAACACCACGACTGGGACTAAAGACTTACAGATGGTTAACCTCTCTCTCAGGCTTTTATTTAAGCCATGCACTGAGTTCCTTCCAAGGCTACATCAAAATTTGGGTCCAGATTATGATGAAAAGGTACTTCCCTCAGTAGGGAATGAGATCCTTAAGGCTGTGGTTGCAAAATACGACGCTGAAAGCCTCCTTACTCAGAGGGAAAAGGTTAGCAGAGAAATAAGGGAGTCAATCATGCAAAGAACAAAACAATTTGACATTATTATGGAGGACGTGGCAATTACCCATCTAACTTATGGAAAAGAGTTTGAAAAAGCGATTGAAGAGAAACAAGTTGCACAACAGGATGCTGAGAGAGTCAAGTTTGTGGTGCAAAAGGCTGAGTATGAAAAACAAGCTGCAATCATTAGAGCTTCTGGAGAGGCTCAGGCGGCAGAAATGATTTCAAAGGCTGTGTCCAACTCAGGGTGGGGGATTGTAGATGTAAGGAGGTTGGATGGAGCCAGGGACATAATTGAGAATCTAAGCAAGTCCGACAGAGTGACATTAATCCAAGGAGACCAACAACACTTGCATTTTAGAGTCTAG
- a CDS encoding RNA pol II carboxy terminal domain phosphatase of the HAD superfamily with a BRCT domain at the C-terminus yields the protein MNFNTNVVPLPIADCSMYSSTLLNENGEFSPEKLRKELLRANEAILSLGQHKREGKQIKSRFGEKPPDFDESARKGSSSSASGGFTDQIVDETSPYEDDYDPFSDPVCIGDQVSGSPVGQFPSTSRFTNSKYSRELDSTGAVNSGKLQTSNAVLPDDTHLASTVPKDYLAQNKLVAILDLDNTLLHAYNSTKIGCNINLEDFISSSGDPEMYKFVLPQDLNTPYYLKLRPGVREFLNTIAPYYIMGICTNATREYADVIRAVLDPQRDKFGDRIVARESVDGRDTQKDFRKICVDVETRAIVLLDDRSDVWDSSLESQVVKAQTYEYFEQRKDALKSHYPSLSSGANSISANSSAPGDILSAALSSLSNASGGNSIADYDRHLDYLIRVFKELHTRFFQNPETACVGDILKKMRSEILENCIVCFTGFLKADEKPIVKGLPSNWGDSQADAESAAIRLGAGIEENLEPLATHLVVQKTNTAKFHQAKNNPNVKIVHTLWLWACDGQWQRVSEDLFEGESLSDKFNQSTVLRPWNVHWEILAQKEGKTGINSLKFRLTSDPSSNTYLKEYQHPAAWRQSCGARIWSPREVVTLVFT from the coding sequence atgaattttaatacaaatgTGGTCCCTCTTCCCATTGCGGATTGTAGTATGTATTCATCCACACTACTTAATGAAAATGGGGAGTTTAGTCCTGAAAAGTTGCGAAAAGAACTTTTAAGGGCTAATGAAGCCATATTGTCATTAGGACAACATAAACGTGAAGGCAAACAGATTAAGAGTCGATTTGGAGAGAAACCTCCAGATTTTGATGAAAGTGCAAGAAAAGGATCAAGTTCTTCGGCTTCTGGCGGATTTACCGACCAAATTGTTGATGAAACATCTCCTTATGAGGATGATTATGACCCATTTTCAGACCCAGTATGTATAGGAGATCAAGTAAGTGGGAGCCCTGTTGGCCAATTTCCCTCTACTAGTAGGTTTACAAATTCTAAGTATTCCCGCGAGCTAGATTCCACTGGAGCTGTTAATTCAGGTAAACTACAAACTTCAAATGCAGTTTTACCCGATGATACACATTTAGCAAGCACTGTACCAAAAGATTATTTGGCACAAAATAAGTTGGTTGCAATACTTGATCTAGATAATACACTTCTTCATGCCTATAACTCAACCAAAATTGGTTGTAATATTAACCTAGAAGACTTTATTAGTTCTTCTGGAGACCCAGAAATGTATAAGTTTGTTCTACCACAGGATTTGAATACACCTTACTATTTAAAACTTAGACCAGGTGTAAGAGAGTTCTTGAATACTATTGCTCCTTATTATATTATGGGAATTTGCACTAATGCAACAAGAGAATATGCAGATGTAATTAGAGCAGTTTTAGATCCTCAGAGGGATAAATTTGGAGATAGAATTGTTGCTAGAGAAAGTGTTGATGGACGTGATACACAAAAAGACTTTAGAAAGATTTGCGTTGATGTAGAGACACGCGCTATTGTATTACTCGATGACCGTTCGGATGTTTGGGACAGCTCATTAGAAAGTCAAGTTGTTAAAGCTCAGACTTATGAATACTTTGAGCAACGTAAGGATGCTTTAAAATCTCATTACCCCTCACTATCTTCCGGAGCGAATTCAATTTCAGCGAATTCAAGCGCTCCTGGTGACATTCTCTCTGCTGCACTGTCCTCATTATCCAATGCCAGCGGTGGCAATAGTATTGCAGACTATGATCGCCATTTGGACTATTTAATTCGTGTTTTCAAAGAGCTTCATACAAGATTCTTCCAAAACCCTGAAACTGCATGTGTTGGagatattttaaagaagatGAGAAGCGAGATACTTGAGAACTGCATCGTTTGTTTTACTGGATTCTTGAAGGCTGATGAGAAGCCTATTGTTAAAGGCCTCCCCTCTAATTGGGGAGATTCACAGGCTGACGCAGAATCAGCAGCTATTAGGCTAGGTGCTGGTATTGAGGAGAATTTAGAACCTCTAGCTACACATCTAGTTGTTCAAAAGACAAATACTGCCAAGTTCCACCAAGcaaaaaataatccaaatGTTAAAATTGTTCATACACTCTGGTTATGGGCATGTGATGGACAATGGCAACGTGTATCAGAAGATCTTTTTGAAGGAGAGTCTCTATCTGATAAGTTTAACCAATCAACAGTTTTAAGACCTTGGAATGTGCACTGGGAAATCCTTGCTCAAAAAGAGGGTAAAACTGGGATTAATTCCTTAAAGTTTAGGCTTACATCAGACCCTAGTTCAAACACTTATTTAAAGGAGTACCAACACCCTGCTGCATGGAGGCAGAGCTGTGGAGCTCGTATTTGGTCCCCACGCGAAGTGGTAACTTTGGTATTTACTTAA
- a CDS encoding glycolytic phosphoglycerate mutase: protein MTYKLTLIRHGESEWNKENRFTGWTDVSLSEQGVSEAIEAGRMLLEKGFKFDVVYTSVLKRAIMTTWTVLKELGNINCPIINHWRLNERHYGALQGLNKSETASKFGEDQVKIWRRSFDVPPPVLEKSDPRWPGNELIYKGICPSCLPTTECLKDTVERVKPYFEDVIAPSIMSGKSVLVSAHGNSLRALLYLLEGMTPEQILEVNIPTACPLVLELDDYLKVTKKYYLISEEELKAKMEAVANQGKAK from the coding sequence ATGACTTACAAGCTAACATTGATTCGTCATGGTGAAAGTGAGTGGAACAAAGAAAATAGGTTTACTGGTTGGACAGATGTTAGCCTCAGTGAGCAAGGAGTAAGCGAGGCAATTGAGGCAGGAAGAATGCTTTTAGAGAAAGGCTTCAAATTCGATGTAGTTTACACTTCAGTATTAAAGAGGGCTATTATGACTACATGGACTGTCTTAAAGGAACTAggtaatattaattgcCCAATTATTAACCACTGGAGATTAAACGAAAGACATTACGGAGCTTTGCAAGGGCTCAATAAGTCTGAAACTGCCTCCAAGTTTGGAGAGGACCAAGTCAAGATTTGGAGAAGAAGTTTTGATGTTCCTCCTCCAGTTCTTGAAAAGTCTGATCCAAGATGGCCAGGAAATGAGTTGATCTATAAGGGTATCTGTCCCTCATGCTTACCAACAACAGAATGTTTGAAGGATACCGTTGAAAGAGTTAAGCCGTATTTCGAGGACGTAATTGCTCCTTCAATCATGTCAGGAAAATCTGTCCTAGTTTCTGCTCATGGGAATTCCCTTAGAGCTCTTCTCTACTTGCTAGAAGGAATGACACCAGAACAAATTCTTGAGGTTAATATTCCCACAGCATGTCCACTTGTATTGGAGCTTGACGATTATCTCAAGGTGACAAAGAAATACTATTTGATTAGCGAGGAAGAACTCAAGGCTAAGATGGAGGCTGTTGCGAATCAAGGAAAAGCTAAGTAA